A section of the Mycolicibacterium anyangense genome encodes:
- a CDS encoding DUF7715 family protein: MTSTMKVLVAKRPTPPRQHHDAWSAIREEIVVAPFVCPDHDCICTRVHQGIVSHGYSTKAEVRDVDTTSEALVSACRFHLDFSQWAAVVEDPAELELLAADLIDTMVQTASQHPTGTVLHMTFDRPTSTWLYTTVTT, from the coding sequence ATGACATCCACGATGAAAGTCCTTGTCGCCAAGCGGCCCACGCCGCCACGCCAACACCACGACGCATGGTCAGCCATACGCGAAGAAATCGTCGTGGCACCATTCGTGTGCCCCGACCACGACTGCATCTGCACCCGTGTACACCAGGGCATCGTGTCGCACGGCTACTCCACCAAGGCTGAAGTACGAGACGTCGACACGACATCAGAGGCCCTAGTCTCGGCCTGCAGGTTCCACCTCGACTTCAGTCAATGGGCCGCCGTCGTCGAGGACCCGGCCGAACTGGAGCTCCTAGCCGCCGACCTCATCGACACCATGGTTCAAACCGCATCCCAACACCCCACCGGCACCGTGCTGCACATGACGTTTGACCGTCCCACCTCGACCTGGCTCTACACGACGGTGACGACGTGA
- a CDS encoding maleylpyruvate isomerase family mycothiol-dependent enzyme: MNFREEQRGDGTCAQHSHKSRLLPTPDATTAYRIVYERLDALLRGRGDVESLPVPACPGWSIRETVAHLVGVAQDVVSLNVEDKAADSWTQAQVERLAGHSLDDLLDQWGHTIDSVASTLAMAPELSAGQLVFDALTHEHDIRAVLSESGSRTGDLTFQVALGFVTTMGDQFIRQGRLPTLELTTPTIGTVQLGPPDSGRGQLALQLSDFEALRSFGGRRSVRQLLALPWRGDPAPVLPAFTKLLPAFTNDGVRPPSRDLFE, translated from the coding sequence ATGAACTTCCGCGAGGAACAGCGGGGCGACGGCACGTGCGCGCAACACAGCCATAAATCCCGGCTGTTACCCACCCCCGATGCCACAACCGCGTACCGCATCGTTTACGAGCGTCTTGACGCTCTGCTCCGCGGGCGTGGCGACGTGGAATCGCTACCGGTACCGGCGTGTCCGGGCTGGAGCATCCGCGAGACGGTCGCGCACCTTGTTGGCGTTGCGCAGGATGTTGTGTCGCTCAACGTGGAAGACAAAGCCGCCGACTCTTGGACCCAAGCGCAGGTCGAACGCCTAGCCGGGCACAGCCTCGACGACCTGCTCGACCAGTGGGGACACACGATTGATTCAGTGGCCTCGACCTTGGCCATGGCGCCAGAGCTTTCGGCGGGCCAACTGGTCTTCGACGCTCTCACCCATGAGCACGACATCCGAGCCGTACTCAGTGAATCAGGTTCGCGTACAGGCGATCTCACCTTCCAGGTCGCCCTCGGTTTCGTCACCACCATGGGAGATCAATTCATCCGCCAAGGACGATTGCCGACCCTTGAACTGACCACTCCCACGATCGGAACCGTCCAGCTCGGCCCACCGGACAGTGGACGCGGTCAACTCGCCCTTCAACTCTCCGATTTCGAAGCCCTCCGATCCTTTGGTGGCCGGCGTAGTGTCCGCCAACTGTTGGCGCTGCCCTGGCGCGGCGATCCCGCCCCTGTGCTCCCGGCTTTCACCAAGCTACTTCCGGCCTTCACCAACGACGGTGTGCGCCCCCCATCCCGCGACCTCTTCGAATGA
- a CDS encoding VOC family protein: protein MLGHLGVNMPDLAAAKRYYTALMPLVGFELFLDTDDEFAFRPANSKPGTYLFFYPSAVAGAYSSDRTGLQHLAFMVRNRSLVDAVHEFASGSGNTIVYPPQHFPQYPGHYYATFWLDPFGLKLEAVCHHDRD from the coding sequence ATGCTGGGTCACCTCGGTGTCAACATGCCCGATCTCGCCGCGGCGAAGCGCTACTACACGGCGCTGATGCCCCTTGTCGGCTTCGAACTATTCCTTGATACCGACGATGAGTTCGCTTTCCGACCAGCCAACAGCAAACCCGGCACATACCTATTCTTCTACCCATCCGCTGTAGCTGGCGCCTACTCATCAGACCGAACAGGGCTGCAGCACTTAGCTTTCATGGTCCGCAATCGATCGCTCGTCGATGCCGTACACGAGTTCGCGAGCGGCAGCGGGAACACCATCGTCTACCCTCCCCAGCACTTCCCGCAGTACCCCGGGCACTACTACGCCACCTTCTGGCTGGACCCGTTTGGACTGAAGTTAGAAGCGGTCTGCCACCACGATCGCGACTAG
- the mraY gene encoding phospho-N-acetylmuramoyl-pentapeptide-transferase, translating into MKSILVAAGIALVVAALLTPVLIRTFSRLGLGQPIRAEAPKSHQRKQGTPTMGGLAIVTAIWVSYLTSTLFDELALGGEGPTASGLLVLGLATALGVVGFTDDYLKVRRGRNLGLTKRAKSAGQLAAAILFGVLALQFRNADGLTPGSPALSYVRDIAAFALPPVVFVLFCIMVVSAWSNAVNLTDGLDGLAAGAMAMVTAAYVIITFWQFRNQCAEAATPGCYHVRDPLDLALVAAATAGACIGFLWWNAAPAKIIMGDTGSLTLGGIIAGLSVTSRTEILAIILGALFVAEVSSVVIQVISFRSTGRRVFRNSPLHHHFELMDWPETALTIRFWLIAAISCGLGIALFYSEWLAAAGI; encoded by the coding sequence ATGAAATCGATACTTGTCGCCGCCGGTATAGCCCTGGTGGTCGCCGCTCTACTGACTCCGGTGTTGATCCGGACATTCTCCCGGCTTGGGTTGGGACAACCCATTCGCGCCGAGGCCCCGAAGAGCCACCAACGCAAGCAGGGAACGCCCACGATGGGCGGGCTGGCGATCGTCACCGCGATCTGGGTCAGCTACCTGACCAGCACCCTTTTCGACGAACTCGCGCTCGGCGGTGAGGGGCCGACGGCATCAGGGCTACTCGTTCTCGGACTAGCAACCGCACTAGGTGTTGTCGGTTTCACCGACGATTACCTCAAAGTGCGGCGAGGCCGGAACCTCGGCTTGACCAAGCGAGCCAAGAGCGCCGGCCAGCTCGCCGCGGCCATCCTCTTCGGCGTTCTCGCACTGCAGTTCCGCAACGCGGACGGGTTAACCCCTGGCAGCCCCGCGCTGTCCTACGTCCGCGACATCGCAGCATTCGCACTGCCGCCGGTGGTGTTCGTGCTGTTCTGCATCATGGTGGTTTCTGCCTGGTCGAACGCGGTGAACCTCACTGACGGACTCGACGGGCTGGCCGCGGGTGCCATGGCCATGGTCACCGCCGCCTACGTCATCATCACATTCTGGCAGTTCCGAAACCAATGCGCTGAGGCCGCCACACCCGGGTGCTACCACGTCCGAGACCCACTCGACCTGGCACTCGTCGCCGCCGCGACCGCCGGAGCCTGCATCGGCTTTTTATGGTGGAACGCAGCACCCGCCAAGATCATCATGGGTGACACCGGTTCTCTGACCCTGGGCGGCATCATCGCCGGACTGTCGGTGACCAGCCGCACCGAAATTCTGGCCATCATCCTGGGCGCGCTGTTCGTCGCCGAAGTCAGCTCCGTGGTAATTCAGGTCATCTCATTCCGTAGTACTGGCCGACGCGTGTTCCGGAACTCACCGCTGCACCACCACTTCGAACTCATGGACTGGCCGGAAACCGCGCTAACCATCCGGTTCTGGCTAATCGCTGCCATCTCCTGCGGACTCGGAATCGCGCTCTTCTACAGCGAATGGCTGGCAGCCGCCGGGATCTAA
- a CDS encoding helix-turn-helix transcriptional regulator, whose amino-acid sequence MADGAERRAEMGAFLRARREQMPREAHGLPVLPRGRTTGLRREEVSYLCGVSVTWYTWLEQGRPITPSRHVLDAVASALQLSVPEHRYLLELGGYSPQRPGPEHRAESVPEHLQRLLDDISHPAYALAADWSIAAWNIAYAALYPTIAHTDTENRNLLWLVFTDPSVRELLDDWDLTSSRFLAEFRAETAARIGDSRITSLVDRLRTISPEFRRAWDGHPVAGFQSRERIFHHPTAGRVRLEHHQLRPTDRPELQLIVYTPLDEHSRRRLANARPADSAIE is encoded by the coding sequence ATGGCTGATGGGGCCGAGCGTCGCGCCGAGATGGGGGCGTTCCTGCGAGCCCGCCGCGAGCAGATGCCGCGTGAGGCACATGGACTGCCGGTGCTCCCACGGGGACGCACCACCGGGCTGCGCCGCGAAGAGGTGTCCTACCTGTGCGGGGTGAGCGTCACCTGGTACACCTGGCTGGAGCAGGGCCGGCCAATCACCCCCTCACGCCACGTGCTCGACGCCGTCGCCTCCGCGCTGCAGCTCAGCGTTCCTGAGCACCGCTACCTGCTCGAACTGGGCGGCTACAGCCCCCAGCGGCCCGGTCCAGAACACCGTGCCGAGTCCGTACCGGAGCATCTGCAACGCCTTCTCGACGACATCAGCCACCCGGCCTACGCGCTCGCTGCGGACTGGTCGATCGCGGCATGGAACATCGCCTACGCCGCGCTGTACCCCACCATCGCACACACCGACACCGAGAACCGCAACCTGCTGTGGCTGGTGTTTACCGACCCCAGCGTCCGCGAGCTGCTCGACGATTGGGATCTGACCAGCAGCCGCTTTCTGGCCGAGTTTCGCGCCGAAACCGCCGCACGAATTGGTGATTCACGCATTACCTCCCTCGTCGACCGATTGCGCACCATCAGCCCCGAGTTCCGACGGGCCTGGGACGGGCACCCCGTCGCCGGGTTCCAGTCCAGAGAACGGATATTTCACCACCCCACCGCTGGACGGGTACGGCTCGAACACCACCAGCTGCGTCCCACCGACAGACCCGAACTCCAGCTCATCGTCTACACCCCGCTAGATGAACACAGCCGTCGCCGACTGGCCAACGCACGCCCCGCGGACAGCGCCATTGAATGA
- the ilvD gene encoding dihydroxy-acid dehydratase, with protein MPELRSRTVTHGRNAAGARALLRATGVARDDFGKPIVAVANSFTEFVPGHTHLQPVGRIVSGAIHAAGGIAREFNTIAVDDGIAMGHAGMLYSLPSRELIADSVEYMVQAHCADALVCISNCDKITPGMLMAALRLDIPTVFVSGGPMEGGSATLSDGTRRDGLHLIDSMAGAADAGVSDEDLTRLEEAACPTCGSCSGMFTANSMNCLVEALGLALPGNGSTLATHVARRGLYERSGALVVELARRWYDTDDDRVLPRRVASRAAFGNAMAMDVAMGGSTNTVLHLLAAAHEAGLDFTLDDVDEISRRVGCLCKVAPNGPHLMQDVHRAGGIPALLGELRRGGLLDERVWAVHATSLSEWLNDWDIRGGTATAHAVELFGAAPGRQRSSEAFSQAAQWDSLDTDAHDGCIRDVAHAYTADGGLAVLRGSLAEGGCVVKTAGVAPTMLRFIGPAVVVDSQEEAVEVILAGGVRPGDVLVVRYEGPRGGPGMQEMLYPTAFLKGRGLDRECALVTDGRFSGGSSGLSIGHVSPEAAAGGSIALIHGGDLVDIDVLNRTIDLRVDPAELAARRRALAAGEGHKPRHRVRTVSTALHAYAALVTSADRGAIRDPSLIHVGSAAATPSQI; from the coding sequence ATGCCTGAACTTCGCTCCCGCACCGTCACTCATGGCCGCAACGCTGCAGGTGCTCGTGCCCTGCTTCGCGCAACAGGGGTCGCCCGCGACGACTTCGGCAAACCGATCGTTGCGGTCGCCAACAGCTTCACCGAGTTCGTGCCCGGACACACCCACCTGCAGCCGGTCGGACGAATCGTGTCCGGGGCGATCCATGCCGCCGGCGGGATCGCGCGAGAGTTCAACACCATTGCCGTGGACGACGGGATCGCGATGGGACACGCGGGCATGCTGTACTCGCTGCCCTCGCGTGAGCTGATAGCCGACTCGGTGGAGTACATGGTCCAAGCCCACTGCGCCGACGCGCTGGTGTGCATCTCCAACTGCGACAAGATCACGCCGGGGATGCTGATGGCCGCCTTGCGCCTCGATATCCCGACGGTGTTCGTCTCGGGCGGGCCGATGGAGGGCGGGTCGGCGACCCTGAGCGATGGAACTCGGCGCGATGGGTTGCATCTGATCGATTCGATGGCTGGTGCCGCCGATGCCGGGGTCAGTGACGAGGACTTAACGCGCCTGGAGGAAGCGGCCTGCCCGACGTGCGGGTCGTGTTCGGGGATGTTTACGGCCAACTCGATGAATTGTCTGGTCGAGGCCCTTGGTTTGGCTCTGCCCGGTAACGGGTCGACATTGGCCACCCACGTCGCGCGACGCGGTCTGTATGAGCGCAGTGGAGCGCTGGTGGTGGAGCTGGCGCGGCGGTGGTACGACACCGACGACGATCGGGTGCTGCCGCGGCGGGTGGCCAGTCGGGCGGCGTTCGGCAACGCGATGGCCATGGACGTCGCGATGGGTGGGTCGACCAACACCGTCCTGCACCTACTGGCCGCTGCCCATGAGGCCGGCCTGGACTTCACCCTGGACGACGTCGATGAGATCTCTCGGCGGGTCGGGTGCCTGTGCAAGGTCGCCCCCAACGGCCCCCACTTGATGCAGGACGTGCACCGCGCCGGTGGCATCCCGGCACTGCTGGGTGAGCTGCGTCGAGGTGGGCTGCTCGACGAGCGGGTGTGGGCGGTGCACGCGACTTCGCTATCGGAATGGTTGAACGACTGGGACATCCGCGGCGGCACCGCCACCGCGCATGCCGTGGAGTTGTTCGGTGCCGCACCCGGCCGACAGCGGTCGTCCGAGGCGTTCTCTCAAGCAGCACAGTGGGATTCACTGGATACCGATGCTCACGACGGGTGCATTCGAGACGTCGCTCATGCCTACACTGCAGACGGTGGACTCGCCGTGCTAAGGGGCAGTCTGGCCGAGGGCGGGTGTGTGGTGAAGACCGCCGGTGTTGCACCGACGATGCTGCGTTTCATCGGCCCAGCGGTCGTCGTCGATTCCCAAGAGGAAGCCGTCGAGGTCATCCTGGCCGGTGGGGTACGTCCAGGGGACGTGCTCGTGGTGCGTTATGAGGGGCCCCGCGGCGGACCCGGCATGCAAGAAATGCTCTACCCCACTGCGTTTCTCAAGGGCCGCGGGTTGGATCGAGAGTGTGCGCTGGTCACCGACGGCCGCTTCTCCGGGGGCAGCTCCGGCTTGTCGATCGGACACGTCTCTCCCGAGGCCGCCGCCGGCGGCAGCATTGCATTGATCCACGGCGGCGACCTCGTCGACATCGACGTCCTCAACCGGACCATCGATCTGCGGGTCGACCCAGCGGAGCTGGCAGCGCGCCGTCGAGCCCTCGCGGCCGGTGAAGGTCACAAACCCCGACACCGTGTCCGCACCGTCTCGACCGCCCTGCACGCCTACGCCGCCTTGGTCACCTCTGCTGACCGCGGCGCCATCCGCGACCCATCGCTCATCCACGTCGGCTCCGCGGCGGCTACACCGTCTCAAATCTAA
- a CDS encoding DUF732 domain-containing protein, producing MSTVTVTSTSPSATESATAAPTSTTRPGDITDQDRVFLAQLQSSSQWSFFSTVERGSLFDSAHMACNKFDTVGKVGTLQWMLKAGFNIDQATPFLVAAAMAYCPKNLSGVQ from the coding sequence GTGTCGACGGTCACGGTTACCTCCACCAGTCCGTCTGCCACCGAGTCGGCTACCGCCGCGCCGACGTCCACAACACGACCCGGCGACATAACCGACCAAGACCGGGTGTTCCTAGCCCAGCTGCAGTCGTCGTCACAATGGTCATTCTTTTCCACCGTCGAGCGTGGCAGCCTGTTCGACTCGGCACACATGGCGTGCAACAAGTTCGATACCGTCGGCAAGGTTGGCACCTTGCAGTGGATGCTCAAGGCTGGTTTCAACATTGATCAGGCGACCCCTTTTTTGGTCGCCGCGGCAATGGCCTACTGCCCGAAGAATCTATCTGGCGTCCAGTAG
- a CDS encoding winged helix-turn-helix transcriptional regulator, whose product MRSYGQYCGLARALDVVGNRWSLLIVRELLTGPARYNQLHAGLPGISTNLLTDRLRELEDAGVVQRQLDHTSNGVAYALTIWGHELRSTVAALVNWSKPLMATGPQNDSFQPHWLVVALESLRGPIQSETPAAVGIEVDGTTLSVHIDETGTHISPCADQQSKTVLRAEPTVILGLAAGMLTTQQAITAGHLTGDKHDLAAVFDPR is encoded by the coding sequence ATGAGGTCATACGGTCAGTACTGCGGCCTCGCGCGCGCACTCGATGTCGTGGGAAACCGGTGGAGCCTGCTCATCGTGCGTGAACTCCTCACCGGCCCAGCACGCTACAACCAACTCCACGCCGGGCTTCCCGGCATCTCCACCAATCTGCTCACCGACCGCCTGCGTGAACTCGAAGACGCTGGAGTTGTCCAACGCCAGCTCGACCACACCAGCAACGGCGTCGCTTACGCACTCACAATCTGGGGACACGAACTCCGCAGCACCGTGGCAGCACTGGTGAACTGGAGCAAGCCCCTCATGGCCACCGGCCCCCAAAACGACAGCTTCCAACCCCACTGGCTTGTCGTAGCCCTCGAGTCACTCCGCGGCCCAATTCAATCCGAAACCCCGGCCGCAGTAGGTATCGAGGTCGACGGCACAACCCTGAGCGTCCACATCGACGAAACCGGCACCCACATCAGCCCCTGTGCCGACCAACAATCCAAGACCGTGCTACGCGCTGAACCCACGGTCATACTGGGCCTCGCCGCCGGAATGCTCACCACCCAACAAGCGATCACCGCCGGACACCTCACCGGTGACAAACACGACCTTGCCGCGGTATTCGACCCGCGCTGA
- a CDS encoding DUF1761 domain-containing protein, which yields MQMNWLGVVVALVAGTAVAGLWYGKLFAAAWWSLTGITPEQSKASSTRNMVQLVLANALTAVGLALAFEVASIATGVHSAWLAILVGVVAWLAFSVTTLLQHNAFELKPPRLTVINCAYQLALFLTMTLAIALF from the coding sequence ATGCAGATGAACTGGCTTGGTGTCGTGGTCGCACTCGTTGCGGGGACGGCAGTCGCCGGGCTGTGGTACGGGAAGCTGTTTGCCGCCGCATGGTGGTCTCTGACCGGCATCACCCCGGAGCAGTCCAAGGCGTCCAGCACACGAAACATGGTCCAGTTGGTCCTGGCCAACGCGCTGACGGCGGTAGGGCTTGCACTGGCATTCGAGGTGGCGTCTATTGCCACCGGTGTTCACTCTGCGTGGCTCGCGATCCTCGTCGGCGTCGTAGCCTGGTTGGCTTTCTCGGTGACAACCCTGCTCCAGCACAACGCATTTGAACTCAAGCCGCCCAGGCTGACCGTCATCAACTGCGCCTACCAACTCGCACTGTTCTTGACCATGACGCTGGCGATCGCACTTTTCTGA
- a CDS encoding HAD family hydrolase, which translates to MVVLDIDGTLHAGSDAQRRAHRRISVAVRAAVRTIVESGAHVVLSTGRLSTATLPFLQELEISVGFAVCSNGAVLIDTATGLLIEQVVFPLAAPIAHLHDRLPGAVFVAENPGVGVWTTGLVDDADTHYGAVTLVEIDQLAAAWTTRLAVHWPGHSGSELAEALSNNVIPNVQCCCYTDEPLADVTAVGVTKAAMLERLRVKLGVGASQTLAVGDGVNDIEMLIWAAHGVAMGNSPASVQAIADEICPSAADDGVATLLSRWFP; encoded by the coding sequence ATGGTAGTTCTGGACATCGACGGCACCTTGCACGCGGGATCGGATGCCCAACGTCGAGCACACCGGCGCATCAGCGTGGCCGTCCGCGCTGCCGTGCGCACCATCGTCGAGAGTGGCGCTCACGTGGTGCTGTCCACCGGCCGTTTGTCCACCGCGACCCTGCCTTTCCTGCAGGAACTGGAGATCTCCGTGGGCTTCGCGGTCTGTTCCAACGGCGCTGTGCTTATCGACACCGCGACCGGACTCCTCATCGAACAGGTGGTGTTCCCACTAGCCGCGCCGATCGCGCATCTACACGATCGGCTTCCTGGCGCAGTGTTCGTAGCCGAGAACCCCGGCGTCGGGGTGTGGACCACTGGTCTGGTCGACGACGCCGATACCCATTATGGCGCTGTCACACTGGTTGAGATCGACCAGTTGGCGGCCGCCTGGACAACCCGGCTGGCCGTGCACTGGCCCGGACACAGCGGCTCCGAGCTGGCTGAAGCTCTATCCAACAATGTGATTCCAAACGTCCAGTGTTGTTGCTACACCGATGAGCCGTTGGCCGATGTCACTGCCGTGGGGGTTACGAAGGCTGCGATGCTGGAACGGCTCCGCGTGAAATTGGGCGTCGGCGCGTCGCAGACGTTGGCAGTCGGCGACGGCGTCAACGACATCGAGATGCTCATCTGGGCGGCCCACGGTGTAGCTATGGGCAACTCGCCCGCTTCGGTCCAGGCGATCGCCGACGAGATCTGCCCCTCAGCCGCTGACGACGGTGTGGCCACCCTACTGTCGAGATGGTTCCCCTGA
- a CDS encoding nitronate monooxygenase produces MDLLDRWKVDVPVAQAGMSNMATPALAAAVARAGGLGTIGMCAPAKLTAAIDVVRQEAPDRAVAVNLLMPFAKPTHVDVCIKHRIDVAVIAFGGDASLVAHLQAAGIAVIVLVGTESQARTALDVWSADGVIAQGNEAGGHLTGHTPARSLLPTALAVAGDRPVLLAGGIADGSDTRAAMDAGAAGVVAGTRFLLTHESGAHPAYQQRLLHSDKTIATTLFGLSWPVRHRVVPNEATRRWCRPDGTARRLPSMLNAKSSALARIGPQDADDRAILRLQRASLPIFTPAAPTKDVPDHWIERSALYGGDSAQRIRSVISAADALTSLRS; encoded by the coding sequence GTGGATCTGCTGGATCGCTGGAAGGTCGACGTGCCCGTCGCACAAGCGGGAATGAGCAACATGGCAACGCCGGCTCTTGCCGCTGCCGTCGCCCGCGCCGGCGGATTGGGCACCATCGGTATGTGCGCGCCCGCGAAGTTGACCGCTGCAATTGACGTGGTTCGCCAAGAAGCTCCAGACCGGGCCGTCGCCGTCAACCTGCTGATGCCTTTTGCCAAACCGACTCACGTCGACGTGTGCATCAAGCACCGCATCGACGTGGCCGTCATCGCCTTTGGTGGGGACGCCAGCCTTGTCGCTCACTTACAAGCCGCCGGCATCGCTGTAATCGTGTTGGTCGGAACCGAGTCCCAGGCACGCACCGCGTTGGATGTGTGGAGTGCAGACGGCGTGATCGCCCAAGGCAACGAAGCCGGTGGACATCTCACAGGCCACACACCGGCCCGCTCGCTCCTGCCGACCGCGCTCGCCGTAGCGGGTGACCGGCCGGTGCTCCTGGCTGGAGGGATAGCGGATGGCTCAGATACCCGGGCCGCTATGGACGCTGGAGCAGCGGGAGTCGTTGCCGGGACCCGCTTCCTGCTCACCCACGAGTCCGGCGCACATCCGGCCTACCAGCAGCGACTTCTGCACTCCGACAAGACAATCGCTACGACACTGTTTGGCCTCAGCTGGCCCGTACGTCATCGGGTAGTGCCGAATGAGGCAACACGACGGTGGTGTCGTCCGGATGGAACCGCGCGACGGCTGCCGTCGATGCTCAACGCCAAGAGCTCTGCACTCGCCCGCATCGGACCGCAAGACGCAGACGACCGAGCAATCTTGAGACTCCAGCGAGCCTCACTTCCCATCTTCACCCCAGCGGCCCCGACAAAAGACGTGCCCGATCACTGGATTGAGCGCTCAGCACTCTACGGCGGCGACTCCGCCCAGCGGATACGTTCCGTGATCAGCGCGGCCGACGCACTGACCTCACTACGTAGCTGA
- a CDS encoding VOC family protein, which yields MLGHLGINVPNLTAAQQYYAALLPLVGFEPFLTADDQFAFRPANGKPGTYLFFYPSATDGDYSPDRTGLQHLAFVVPGRSHVEAVHDVAVSHSNTVLYAPQHFPQYPGHYYATFWLDPFGLKLEAVCHHDRD from the coding sequence GTGCTCGGTCATCTCGGTATCAACGTGCCCAACCTCACCGCCGCTCAGCAGTACTACGCGGCGCTGCTGCCGCTTGTTGGTTTCGAACCATTCCTCACCGCCGACGACCAGTTCGCCTTCAGACCCGCCAACGGCAAACCCGGAACCTATCTGTTCTTCTATCCCTCCGCCACGGACGGCGACTACTCACCAGACCGAACCGGGCTACAACATCTCGCCTTCGTCGTTCCAGGACGCTCCCATGTCGAGGCCGTACATGACGTCGCCGTCAGCCACAGCAACACCGTCCTCTACGCCCCTCAGCACTTCCCCCAGTACCCCGGCCACTATTACGCCACCTTCTGGTTAGACCCCTTCGGCCTCAAGCTCGAAGCCGTCTGCCACCACGACCGCGACTAG
- a CDS encoding class I SAM-dependent methyltransferase: protein MAAVSLGPNPQPDDLDTVRESYDRAADNYVEMVKSTGVGDIHAQPWLKAAVDVFADTVAPVGRVLDAGCGPGTVTAYLAERGVEVTGVDLSPRMIDHARRLYPHCTFTVGSVTDLDLASGSLGGILGWWSLFNLPRHILPTVLASFAEALRPSGQLIIATHVGDEDVVRTQAYNGVPVQWTTYQWRPEQLIFLLQQVGLRLVADLRLPADQVSGEAVVVVGQRDN from the coding sequence GTGGCTGCGGTGAGTCTGGGACCAAACCCGCAACCCGATGATCTCGATACGGTTCGTGAATCGTATGACCGTGCGGCTGACAACTACGTCGAGATGGTGAAGAGCACCGGTGTTGGGGACATCCACGCCCAGCCGTGGCTGAAAGCGGCTGTGGATGTTTTCGCCGACACCGTCGCGCCGGTCGGTCGTGTGCTGGACGCTGGTTGCGGGCCAGGAACGGTCACGGCCTATCTCGCCGAGCGGGGCGTGGAGGTCACCGGTGTCGACCTGTCGCCCCGCATGATCGATCACGCTCGACGGCTTTATCCGCACTGCACCTTCACCGTCGGCTCGGTGACCGACCTCGACCTTGCTTCGGGTTCGCTGGGCGGCATCCTGGGCTGGTGGTCCCTGTTCAACCTGCCACGCCACATCCTGCCCACCGTCTTGGCCAGCTTCGCTGAAGCGTTACGCCCGAGCGGGCAGCTGATCATCGCGACCCACGTCGGTGATGAAGACGTCGTGCGCACGCAGGCCTACAACGGAGTACCGGTCCAGTGGACGACGTACCAATGGCGACCAGAACAACTCATCTTCCTGCTGCAACAGGTGGGTTTGCGTCTCGTCGCTGACCTGCGCCTCCCCGCTGATCAGGTCAGCGGGGAGGCGGTAGTCGTTGTGGGACAACGAGACAACTGA
- a CDS encoding TetR/AcrR family transcriptional regulator, translating into MAATPTRERLVTEAMKLFSERGFEATSVSQIEAAAGLSAGSGALYRHFKSKDALLAAGIDRQLDRRAAMQDIRALFGGLGDLHSELTVLGRYLLTVIDQESELLRIAARTPTGLCERLDNAYAALIDGLRDELTGWIRTWAPAAAPKQARMLARLGINSLLGERTATHLFHHTPTATSDAPYLREWTETLAARVNSLG; encoded by the coding sequence ATGGCGGCTACCCCCACCCGTGAACGGCTGGTCACCGAAGCGATGAAGCTGTTCAGCGAGCGGGGTTTCGAAGCCACCAGCGTCTCGCAGATCGAAGCCGCCGCGGGTCTGTCCGCCGGCTCGGGCGCCCTGTATCGGCACTTCAAATCCAAGGATGCACTGCTGGCGGCGGGCATCGACCGACAGTTGGACCGCCGCGCAGCGATGCAGGACATCCGCGCACTCTTCGGTGGCCTCGGGGATCTGCACAGCGAACTGACCGTGCTCGGCCGCTACCTGCTGACCGTCATCGACCAAGAAAGCGAACTGCTGCGGATCGCCGCGCGCACCCCCACCGGGCTCTGCGAGCGCCTCGACAACGCCTACGCAGCCCTGATCGACGGACTACGCGACGAACTGACCGGATGGATCCGAACGTGGGCACCGGCCGCCGCACCGAAACAGGCCCGCATGCTGGCCAGACTCGGAATCAACAGCCTCCTCGGCGAACGCACCGCCACCCACCTCTTCCACCACACACCCACTGCCACAAGCGACGCACCGTACCTACGGGAATGGACCGAAACCCTCGCAGCACGCGTCAACTCATTGGGTTGA